In Vespula vulgaris chromosome 10, iyVesVulg1.1, whole genome shotgun sequence, the following are encoded in one genomic region:
- the LOC127066972 gene encoding ATP-dependent RNA helicase DDX55, whose product MKTQNWKELDIPLSKPVLETLQELKFKIMTPVQAACIPLLLKGKDVAAEAVTGSGKTLAFLIPLMEILQRRPDKWKNTEIGALIITPTRELAIQISEVLANFLNKLLLLKQVILVGGTTINEDIEKLKGGANIIIATPGRLEDMLSNCKSINLTKCLKSLEILVLDEADRLLDLGFSKTLDIILSYLPRLRRTGLFSATQTKELQQLIRAGLRNPAFVSVKEKANISTPLSLTNNYVVIQAENKLSTMISFIQQKGIHLKYMIFLSTCACVDYFSHVIQAMLSKTRVLALHGKMKKKRYKIFDEFRSIEAGILICTDVMARGIDISEVDWVLQYDPPSTASNFVHRCGRTARIGHKGSALLFLLKNEDAYIDFIKRNQKVDVQEMKLEVCTDITKNCLQCMRDLQLKDRQIFDKANRAFVSYVQAYNKHECNLILRLKDIDLGNLAMGFGLLKMPRMPELKGRDITSFVAPEIDSNSITYLNKEKERIRQEKLNEFHNTGTWPGRMKRKCKQTESWTKTKKRKLEKQEKRKRRKEKKKIQQEKGIVQVKEKKRSITSEELEELAKDVALIKKFKKKKITKEEFEAEFGVS is encoded by the exons ATGAAAACGCAGAATTGGAAAGAATTAGATATTCCTTTGAGCAAGCCTGTATTAGAAACACTTCAAGAATTGAAATTTAAGATCATGACACCTGTTCAA GCAGCCTGTATACCTCTCCTTTTAAAAGGGAAAGACGTTGCTGCAGAGGCAGTAACAGGTAGTGGCAAGACACTtgcttttcttattcctttaaTGGAAATTTTACAA AGACGCCCtgataaatggaaaaatacagaaatagGAGCTTTAATAATAACACCGACTAGAGAATTAGCTATTCAAATCAGTGAAGTATTAGCAAACTTCTTAAATAAGCTCTTATTATTGAAGCAAGTAATTCTTGTCGGTGGTACAACTATTAATgaagatatagagaaattaAAAGGTGGTGCCAATATCATAATAGCCACTCCTGGTAGATTAGAAGATATGCTTTCTAATtgtaaaagtataaatttaacaaaatgcTTGAAATCTTTG gAAATATTAGTCTTGGATGAAGCTGATAGATTACTAGACTTAGGTTTTTCAAAAacattagatattatattgaGCTATTTACCACGTTTACGAAGAACAGGTCTTTTTTCTGCTACACAAACGAAAGAATTACAACAATTAATCAGAGCAGGGTTAAGAAATCCAGCTTTTGTTTCTGTAAAGGAGAAAGCTAATATATCAACACCTTTGAgcttaacaaataattatgtaGTAATACAAGCTGAAAATAAGTTATCAACAATGATAAGTTTTATTCAACAAAAAggaattcatttaaaatatatgatttttttatctaccTGTGCATGTGTAGATTACTTCAGCCATGTTATACAAGC aatgtTATCAAAGACACGAGTGTTAGCTTTACACggtaaaatgaagaaaaaaagatacaaaatatttgATGAGTTTCGTTCAATAGAAGCTGGCATTTTAATATGTACTGATGTCATGGCTAGAGGTATTGATATATCAGAAGTAGATTGGGTATTACAATACGATCCTCCATCTACTGCCAGCAATTTTGTACATAG ATGTGGAAGAACAGCCAGAATTGGGCACAAAGGAAGTGcattactttttctattaaaaaatgaagatgcatatatagattttattaaaagaaatcaaaaagtaGATGtacaagaaatgaaattagaaGTATGTACGGATATAACGAAAAATTGTTTACAATGTATGCGTGACTTACAATTGAAAGATAgacaaatatttgataaagcAAATAGGGCATTTGTATCATATGTACAAGCATATAATAAACACGAATGTAACTTAATTTTAAGATTAAAAGATATTGATTTAGGAAACCTGGCCATGGGTTttggtttattaaaaatgcCACGAATGCCTGAATTAAAAGGACGCGATATAACATCTTTTGTTGCTCCAGAAATAGATTCCAATTCAATTACATatttgaataaagaaaaggaacgaatcagacaagaaaaattaaatgaatttcatAATACAGGTACTTGGCCTGGAAGAATGAAACGTAAATGTAAACAAACAGAATCTTGgactaaaacaaaaaaaaggaaattagaaaaacaagaaaaacgtaaaaggcgaaaagaaaagaaaaaaattcaacaagAAAAGGGTATTGTtcaagttaaagaaaaaaagagatctatTACTTCAGAAGAGTTAGAAGAATTAGCAAAAGATGTagcattaataaaaaaatttaaaaagaaaaag atAACTAAAGAAGAGTTTGAAGCAGAATTTGGAGTTAGTTAA